The Vibrio syngnathi DNA window ATGGTCCTATCGGTGCTGCACGTGTTGGTCACATCGACGGCGAACTTGTTCTTAACCCATCAAATACTGAGCTTGAAAACTCTAAACTAGACCTAGTTGTGTCTGGTACAGAAGGCGCAGTACTTATGGTTGAATCTGAAGCAGATAACCTATCTGAAGAAGAAATGCTTTCAGCTGTTGTTTACGGTCACGATCAACAACAAGTTGTAATCAAAGCGATCAACGAGTTTGCTGCTGAAGTTGCAACTCCATCTTGGAACTGGGAAGCGCCAGCAGTTAACACTGAGCTTAAAGCTAAAGTTGCTGAGCAAGCTGAAACTCGTCTATCTGACGCGTACCAGATCACTGAGAAAATGGCTCGTTACGAGCAAGTTGGCGCAATCAAGAACGACACTGTTGAAGCTCTAATTGCACAAGACGAAAACCTAGATGAGCGCGAAATCCGCGGCATGCTTGGTTCTCTAGAGAAAAACGTAGTACGTAGCCGCATCATTGCTGGTAACCCACGTATCGATGGCCGTGAAAAAGACATGGTTCGTGCGCTAGACGTACGTACTGGTGTTCTTCCACGTACACACGGTTCTTCTCTATTCACTCGTGGTGAAACTCAAGCACTTGTTACTGCAACGCTTGGTACACAACGTGATGCACAAATCATCGACAGCCTAATGGGTGAGAAGAAAGACAACTTCCTTCTACACTACAACTTCCCTCCATACTGTGTAGGTGAAACTGGTTTCGTTGGTTCTCCTAAGCGTCGTGAAATTGGTCACGGTAAGCTTGCTAAACGTGGTATCCAAGCAGTAATGCCTTCTGTTGACGAATTCCCATACACAGTTCGTGTTGTATCGGAAATCACTGAATCTAACGGTTCTTCTTCAATGGCTTCTGTATGTGGTACATCTCTAGCACTTATGGATGCTGGTGTTCCAATCAAAGCTTCTGTTGCGGGTATCGCAATGGGTCTTGTTAAAGAAGGCGACGATTTCGTTGTTCTTTCTGACATCCTTGGCGACGAAGATCACCTAGGTGACATGGACTTTAAAGTAGCAGGTACTAACGCTGGTATCACTGCACTTCAAATGGACATCAAGATCGAAGGTATCACTAAAGAGATCATGCAAATTGCACTTAACCAAGCGCAAGGTGCACGTAAGCACATCCTTTCTGTAATGGATGAAGCTATCTCTGGTGCTCGTGAAGATATCTCTGAATTCGCTCCACGTATCCACACAATGAAAATCAGCTCTGATAAGATCAAAGATGTTATCGGTAAAGGCGGCGCAGTTATCCGTGCTCTTTGTGAAGAAACAGGTACTACAATCGAAATCGAAGACGATGGCACAATCAAGATTGCTGCTACTGAAGGCGCAGCTGCTCAAGAAGCTATCCGTCGTATCGAAGAGATCACTGCTGAAGTTGAAGTTGGCCGCATTTACCAAGGTAAAGTTGCTCGTCTAGCTGACTTCGGTGCATTCGTTACTATCCTTCCAGGTAAAGATGGTCTAGTACACATCTCTCAAATCGCTGACAAGCGTGTTGAGAAAGTGTCTGACTACCTAACTGAAGGTCAAGAAGTACCAGTTAAGGTTCTTGAAATTGACCGTCAAGGCCGTGTACGTCTAAGCATGAAAGAAGCAGTTGAAACGCCAGCTGAAGGCGAAGCACCTGCTGCTGAGTAATTCTTAGCCTACTAATGGGACTATCGCTTTTTAGTGATTTCTAACCCATTGGTAAAAAAGCATGTTATAAAGGGGAGCATATCGCTCCCCTTTTTTTATTGCGGTCATAACAGGAGTAATTATTTGTGAAATGGTTTCAAACCGCGAGTATGTGTTTACTGCTTGTACTGACAGGTTGTGCGACAACATCAGATAACACCTCACGTTGGGTTTATCCCCCAATGGCTGTGCCGCTGCAACCAAGCGTTCAGCAAGAGGTTCAAATTGCACGTCTTAGTCAATTATTACAGCGTCCAGATTTGAACGATGAAGTTCGAGCTAAAATGCTGTTTGAGCGTGGTAACTACTACGACAGTGTTGGCCTACGTGATCTCGCGCGTCTCGA harbors:
- the pnp gene encoding polyribonucleotide nucleotidyltransferase → MFEKPVVKSFQYGNHTVTLETGVMARQATAAVMATMDDTSVFVSVVAKKEAVAGQDFFPLTVNYQERTYAAGKIPGGFFKREGRPSEGETLTARLIDRPIRPLFPSAFKNEVQVIATVVSINPDVNPDMITMIATSAALAISGAPFNGPIGAARVGHIDGELVLNPSNTELENSKLDLVVSGTEGAVLMVESEADNLSEEEMLSAVVYGHDQQQVVIKAINEFAAEVATPSWNWEAPAVNTELKAKVAEQAETRLSDAYQITEKMARYEQVGAIKNDTVEALIAQDENLDEREIRGMLGSLEKNVVRSRIIAGNPRIDGREKDMVRALDVRTGVLPRTHGSSLFTRGETQALVTATLGTQRDAQIIDSLMGEKKDNFLLHYNFPPYCVGETGFVGSPKRREIGHGKLAKRGIQAVMPSVDEFPYTVRVVSEITESNGSSSMASVCGTSLALMDAGVPIKASVAGIAMGLVKEGDDFVVLSDILGDEDHLGDMDFKVAGTNAGITALQMDIKIEGITKEIMQIALNQAQGARKHILSVMDEAISGAREDISEFAPRIHTMKISSDKIKDVIGKGGAVIRALCEETGTTIEIEDDGTIKIAATEGAAAQEAIRRIEEITAEVEVGRIYQGKVARLADFGAFVTILPGKDGLVHISQIADKRVEKVSDYLTEGQEVPVKVLEIDRQGRVRLSMKEAVETPAEGEAPAAE